From Mastacembelus armatus chromosome 13, fMasArm1.2, whole genome shotgun sequence, one genomic window encodes:
- the dvl3b gene encoding segment polarity protein dishevelled homolog DVL-3 translates to MGDSMAEGTRVIYHLDDQETPYLIRINVPAQRVTLADFKQVLNKPNVKFFFKSVDDDFGVVKEEISDEDARLPCVNGRVICWVVSSDTCQSDIQSVATPISLAPPPIERTGVIGDSRPPSFHAAAAGSHDGLQGSEVKHVGPPSERRDVSNQGGCQNGHTHRLASQNGAGPTAQGDSSSTQQSSELETTSFCSSEEDSGGRFSQSTEQSSSSPRLVRRQRRRHRKPKTARMERSVSFSSVTDSTMSLNIITVTLNMERYNFLGISIVGQSNDRGDGGIYIGSIMKGGAVAADGRIEPGDMLLQVNDINFENMSNDDAVRVLREIVHKPGPVTLTVAKCWDPNPRGCFTLPRSEPVRPIDPAAWVSHTAAMTGRLLPHYGVHEENQLNIHSDMTAVVKAMANPESGLEVRDRMWLKITIPSAFIGSDVVDWLHRNVEGFTDRREARKYAGNLLKAGFIRHTVNKVTFSEQCYYVFGDLCGDLGLMTLLDHEGASSRAGGSDCDPLALASGPQWPPAFPYQYPIPDPYSSPQLPAWGGGEGGSQHSEGSRSSGSNCSDAQKEGGGSEPTKQLESPGNSSICRPQISIAGLHGNKDLKDPPSPPRGQHQDLSSAPPEISTSRQSFRLAMGNPGDFFVDVM, encoded by the exons ATGGGGGACAGCATGGCGGAGGGGACCAGGGTCATTTACCACCTAGATGACCAGGAGACCCCCTACCTGATCCGGATCAACGTGCCCGCGCAGCGCGTCACCCTGGCGGACTTCAAACAGGTGCTGAACAAACCGAACGTGAAATTCTTCTTTAAGTCCGTGGACGACGACTTCGG ggtggtgaaggaggagataAGTGATGAAGATGCCAGGCTGCCTTGTGTGAATGGACGAGTCATCTGCTGG GTGGTGTCCTCTGACACCTGTCAGTCAGATATCCAGTCAGTGGCCACGCCCATCAGCCTGGCCCCACCCCCCATAGAGAGGACAGGTGTGATTGGAGACTCCAGACCGCCATCCTTTCA CGCTGCAGCTGCTGGCAGCCATGATGGGCttcaggggtcagaggtcaaacatGTCGGGCCACCATCAGAGAGGAGAGATGTGAGCAACCAAG GTGGGTGTCAGAATGGACACACCCACCGCCTGGCTAGTCAAAACGGGGCAGGGCCAACAGCTCAAGGTGACAGCTCATCAACTCAACAGAGCAGCGAGTTGGAGACGACCAGCTTCTGTTCATCTGAGGAAGACTCAGGAGgaag ATTCAGCCAATcgacagagcagagcagctccTCGCCGCGTCTTGTCCGTCGACAACGGCGCCGCCATCGAAAACCCAAAACGGCACGCATGGAGAGG TCTGTGTCTTTCAGCAGTGTCACTGACTCCACCATGTCACTTAACATCATCACTGTGACTCTGAACATGG AGAGGTATAACTTCCTGGGGATCAGTATCGTGGGTCAGAGTAACGACAGAGGCGATGGTGGGATTTATATCGGCTCCATCATGAAGGGAGGAGCAGTAGCAGCAGACGGACGTATCGAGCCCGGAGACATGTTATTGCAG gTGAATGACATCAACTTTGAGAACATGAGCAATGATGATGCTGTTCGAGTCCTTAGAGAAATCGTCCACAAGCCAGG TCCAGTGACGTTAACGGTGGCAAAGTGTTGGGATCCAAACCCACGAGGCTGCTTCACACTGCCAAGGA GCGAGCCGGTCCGTCCCATCGACCCCGCTGCCTGGGTGTCCCACACAGCCGCCATGACAGGCAGGCTTCTCCCTCACTATG GTGTCCACGAGGAAAACCAGCTGAACATTCACAGCGACATGACGGCTGTGGTCAAGGCGATGGCCAATCCCGAGTCAGGTTTGGAGGTCCGGGACAGGATGTGGCTGAAGATCACCATCCCCAGTGCCTTCATCG GTTCAGACGTGGTGGACTGGCTCCACCGTAACGTGGAGGGTTTCACTGACCGACGCGAAGCTCGGAAGTACGCAGGAAACCTGCTAAAGGCCGGATTCATCCGACACACGGTCAATAAGGTCACCTTCTCTGAGCAGTGCTACTACGTGTTTGGAGACCTGTGTGGAG ATCTGGGTCTGATGACTCTGCTGGATCATGAAGGAGCCTCCAGTCGAGCAGGAGGATCAGACTGTGACCCGCTGGCTCTGGCTTCAGGCCCCCAGTGGCCCCCAGCTTTTCCCTACCAGTACCCCATCCCCGACCCCTACAGCTCACCTCAGCTGCCGGCCTGGGGGGGTGGAGAAGGAGGAAGTCAGCACAGTGAAG GAAGTCGCAGCAGCGGATCAAACTGTAGTGACGCTcagaaagaaggaggaggatcAGAGCCGACCAAACAGCTGGAGTCCCCTGGCAACAGCAGCATATGTAGACCCCAGATCTCCATCGCTGGTCTCCATGGTAATAAAGACTTAAAGGACCCTCCATCACCACCTCGGGGTCAGCATCAGGACCTGTCCTCTGCCCCACCTGAAATCTCCACCTCCAGACAGTCCTTTCGTCTGGCCATGGGAAACCCTGGTGATTTCTTTGTGGATGTCATGTGA